One stretch of Eupeodes corollae chromosome 2, idEupCoro1.1, whole genome shotgun sequence DNA includes these proteins:
- the LOC129947685 gene encoding gametocyte-specific factor 1 homolog — protein sequence MIKALGTEYEKLQCPYMPSHIIDRCRFQVHLNRCRRAYKDIPLVVCPFNVTHRLNEPELNWHVQVCPDRKSFENFKYTVAPPTRSAPSPVNVMPEIETSENWDDDPDVPAYDPKSYAANAPVLRLCQNAPPLERKVFRKAEHLRLRNLEDA from the exons atGATTAAAGCTCTAGGAACGGAATATGAGAAACTTCAATGTCCTTATATGCCAAGTCATATAATAGATCGTTGTCGTTTTCAAGTACACTTGAACCGCTGTAGAAGAGCCTACAAAGACATACCGTTGGTTGTATGTCCGTTTAATGTAACGCATCGTCTAAATGAGCCCGAATTAAAT TGGCATGTTCAAGTTTGCCCAGACAGAAAATCCTTTGAGAATTTCAAATACACTGTTGCACCACCAACACGCTCCGCACCGTCACCAGTCAATGTGATGCCAGAAATTGAAACCAGTGAAAACTGGGATGACGATCCAGATGTACCAGCATATGATCCAAAGTCCTACGCTGCCAATGCACCAGTTTTGCGTTTGTGCCAAAACGCTCCACCATTGGAACGAAAGGTGTTCCGTAAAGCTGAACATTTGCGTCTCAGGAATCTAGAAGATGCATAA